One genomic segment of Arthrobacter sp. zg-Y1110 includes these proteins:
- the rpsL gene encoding 30S ribosomal protein S12, producing MPTIQQLVRKGRSPKVSKTKAPALKGSPMRRGVCTRVYTTTPKKPNSALRKVARVRLNGGIEVTAYIPGVGHNLQEHSIVLVRGGRVKDLPGVRYKIVRGALDTQGVKNRKQARSRYGAKMEKK from the coding sequence GTGCCTACGATTCAGCAGCTGGTCCGCAAGGGCCGCTCACCCAAGGTCTCCAAGACCAAGGCTCCTGCCCTCAAGGGCAGCCCGATGCGCCGTGGTGTCTGCACCCGCGTTTACACCACCACCCCGAAGAAGCCGAACTCGGCTCTGCGTAAGGTTGCACGTGTCCGCCTCAACGGCGGCATCGAAGTAACCGCTTACATCCCCGGTGTGGGTCACAACCTTCAGGAACACTCCATCGTGCTGGTGCGCGGCGGTCGTGTGAAGGACCTTCCCGGTGTCCGCTACAAGATTGTCCGCGGTGCCCTCGATACCCAGGGTGTCAAGAACCGCAAGCAGGCTCGCAGCCGCTACGGCGCGAAGATGGAGAAGAAGTAA
- a CDS encoding IclR family transcriptional regulator C-terminal domain-containing protein codes for MSETASASDQFVQSLARGLTVIRAFDADNVQMTLSEVSRRTGLTRATARRFLLTLVELGYVRTDGRTFELTALVLQLGYSYLSGQSLPQLAQPVLEDLSREISESTSASVLDGDEIVYIARIHTRRLMTVGISVGTRFPAYATSMGRVLLAGLPEDRFDDYLSKASLSPLTERTVTDPDRLRTLVARAREQGWAVVDQELELGLRSVAVPVLDPRGNVVAALNTSMQATMGLTLEEAAARVLPHLQQASATITAALSARS; via the coding sequence GTGAGCGAGACGGCATCGGCCAGCGACCAGTTCGTACAGTCGCTGGCCCGCGGCCTCACGGTGATCCGGGCCTTCGACGCCGACAACGTGCAGATGACCCTGAGCGAGGTTTCCCGCCGGACCGGACTGACCCGGGCCACCGCCCGCCGCTTCCTGCTTACCCTCGTGGAACTCGGCTACGTGCGCACCGACGGGCGGACTTTCGAACTGACCGCCCTGGTCCTGCAGCTGGGTTACTCCTACCTGTCCGGCCAGTCCCTTCCCCAGCTTGCGCAGCCGGTACTGGAGGACCTGTCCAGGGAAATCTCGGAATCGACGTCGGCGTCGGTGCTCGACGGCGACGAGATCGTCTACATCGCCCGGATCCATACCCGGCGGCTGATGACAGTCGGGATCAGCGTTGGGACCCGGTTCCCGGCCTACGCCACCTCCATGGGCAGGGTCCTGCTGGCGGGGCTCCCCGAGGACCGGTTCGACGATTACCTGTCCAAAGCCAGCCTGAGTCCCCTGACGGAGCGCACGGTCACGGACCCGGACCGCCTGCGCACCCTCGTGGCGCGGGCACGGGAACAGGGCTGGGCCGTCGTGGACCAGGAACTGGAACTCGGGCTGCGCTCCGTGGCCGTTCCCGTCCTGGACCCGCGGGGGAACGTGGTCGCCGCCCTGAACACGTCCATGCAGGCCACCATGGGGCTTACTCTGGAAGAGGCAGCCGCACGCGTGCTGCCGCACCTGCAGCAGGCTTCGGCCACGATTACCGCGGCCCTGAGTGCCCGCAGCTAG
- a CDS encoding 3-oxoacid CoA-transferase subunit B, translating into MSNQTEKLGKNDLAALVAADIAPGSFVNLGIGQPTLVSNYLQPEQHITLHTENGMLGMGPEASGDEVDPDLINAGKIPVTELPGAAYFHHADSFAIMRGGHLDVCVLGAFQVSASGDLANWHTGAPDAIPAVGGAMDLATGAKDVYVMMSLFTKDGLSKLVKECSYPLTGVGCVTRVYTNEAVFLLKEDGVHVRDTFGTTFEELAAKMDIPLIRAAANSQQ; encoded by the coding sequence ATGAGCAACCAGACCGAAAAACTGGGCAAGAACGACCTCGCTGCGCTGGTGGCGGCCGATATTGCCCCGGGGTCCTTCGTGAACCTTGGCATCGGCCAGCCCACCCTGGTCTCCAACTACCTGCAGCCGGAACAGCACATCACCCTGCATACCGAAAACGGGATGCTGGGCATGGGCCCCGAAGCCTCCGGGGACGAGGTGGACCCGGACCTGATCAATGCCGGGAAGATTCCGGTGACCGAACTGCCGGGCGCCGCCTACTTCCACCATGCCGATTCCTTCGCGATCATGCGCGGCGGGCACCTGGACGTCTGTGTCCTGGGTGCCTTCCAGGTCTCCGCCTCCGGGGACCTGGCCAACTGGCATACCGGCGCTCCCGACGCCATTCCCGCAGTGGGCGGCGCCATGGACCTGGCCACCGGCGCCAAGGACGTCTACGTCATGATGTCGCTGTTCACCAAGGACGGCCTCAGTAAGCTGGTGAAGGAATGCAGCTACCCGCTCACCGGCGTCGGATGCGTTACCCGCGTCTACACTAATGAAGCGGTCTTCCTGCTGAAGGAAGACGGCGTCCACGTCCGCGACACCTTCGGAACCACGTTCGAGGAACTGGCGGCAAAGATGGACATCCCGCTGATCCGCGCCGCGGCCAACAGCCAGCAGTAA
- a CDS encoding 3-oxoacid CoA-transferase subunit A, which translates to MLNIVQDVDEAVAPIHDGATVMIGGFGQAGQPVELIEALLRQGARDLTVVNNNAGNGEQGLAALIGAGRVKKIICSFPRQSDSQIFDAKYRAGEIELELVPQGNLAERIRAAGAGIGGFFTPTAYGTPLAEGKETRMIDGRGYVFETPLHADFALVKALRADKAGNLVYRKTARNFGPIMAAAAKTAIVQVREIVDIGEMDPEVVVTPGIYVNTLVRVDREKAPAAA; encoded by the coding sequence GTGCTCAACATTGTGCAGGACGTTGATGAGGCCGTTGCGCCCATCCACGACGGCGCCACCGTCATGATCGGCGGGTTCGGCCAGGCCGGACAGCCCGTGGAGCTCATCGAGGCGCTGCTGCGCCAGGGTGCCAGGGACCTGACCGTGGTCAACAACAACGCCGGCAACGGAGAACAGGGCCTGGCCGCCCTGATCGGTGCCGGCCGGGTGAAGAAGATCATCTGCTCCTTCCCGCGCCAGTCCGACTCGCAGATCTTCGACGCGAAGTACCGCGCCGGGGAGATTGAACTGGAACTGGTACCCCAGGGCAACCTCGCGGAACGCATTCGCGCCGCCGGTGCAGGCATCGGCGGGTTCTTTACTCCCACCGCCTACGGCACCCCGCTGGCCGAAGGCAAGGAAACCCGGATGATCGACGGCCGCGGCTACGTCTTCGAAACTCCGCTGCACGCCGACTTCGCACTGGTGAAGGCACTGCGGGCCGATAAGGCAGGGAACCTGGTCTACCGGAAGACCGCCCGGAACTTCGGACCGATCATGGCCGCCGCCGCGAAGACCGCAATCGTGCAGGTCCGCGAGATCGTGGACATAGGAGAAATGGACCCCGAAGTCGTGGTCACCCCGGGAATCTACGTCAACACCCTGGTCCGCGTGGACCGGGAGAAAGCGCCGGCTGCAGCATGA